In Capillimicrobium parvum, a genomic segment contains:
- a CDS encoding SDR family NAD(P)-dependent oxidoreductase has translation MGMLADRAIVVTGAGGGLGRAYAIAAAAEGAAVVVNDVDEGAASAVADQIAADGGRAVAHAGSVADWAAAGAAVDRCTQAFGRLDGLINNAGISHVGDPWREEAGERARAIVEVNLLGTMYCGIHALRAMVAQRSGAILNVTSGALLGLLEHSLYGASKGGVVALTWGWAVDAAPYGVRVNAISPLARTAMSEVWVNRDAAHMDEPPPESVAPLAVFLLSDRAADVNGQVVRLDACGLSIMRPPAFPEPLPLADRSLDGVAAAFGELRRDLQPVGFSRLDLRDVGTGRVVR, from the coding sequence ATGGGGATGCTGGCGGACAGGGCGATCGTGGTCACCGGGGCGGGCGGCGGGCTGGGCCGGGCCTACGCCATCGCGGCCGCGGCCGAGGGTGCGGCCGTCGTCGTCAACGACGTCGACGAGGGCGCCGCGTCGGCGGTGGCGGACCAGATCGCCGCCGACGGTGGGCGGGCCGTCGCGCACGCCGGTTCCGTGGCGGACTGGGCGGCCGCCGGGGCGGCGGTCGACCGTTGCACCCAGGCGTTCGGCCGCCTCGACGGGCTGATCAACAACGCCGGGATCTCGCACGTCGGCGATCCCTGGCGCGAGGAGGCCGGGGAGCGGGCCCGCGCGATCGTCGAGGTCAACCTGCTCGGCACGATGTACTGCGGCATCCACGCGCTGCGGGCGATGGTCGCCCAGCGGTCGGGGGCGATCCTCAACGTCACGTCCGGCGCGCTGCTCGGTCTGCTCGAGCACTCGCTCTACGGCGCGTCGAAGGGCGGCGTGGTCGCGCTGACCTGGGGCTGGGCCGTCGACGCCGCCCCATACGGCGTGCGCGTCAACGCGATCTCGCCGCTCGCGCGCACGGCCATGTCCGAGGTGTGGGTCAACCGCGACGCGGCCCACATGGATGAGCCGCCGCCGGAGTCGGTCGCTCCGCTGGCGGTGTTCCTGCTCAGCGACCGCGCCGCAGACGTCAACGGGCAGGTCGTCCGGCTCGACGCCTGCGGGCTGTCGATCATGCGGCCGCCCGCCTTCCCGGAGCCGTTGCCCCTCGCCGACCGCAGCCTCGACGGGGTCGCGGCCGCCTTCGGCGAGTTGCGCCGCGACCTGCAGCCGGTGGGCTTCTCGCGCCTGGACCTGCGCGACGTCGGCACCGGCCGCGTCGTCAGGTAG
- a CDS encoding cytochrome P450: protein MATTLERAELPFLDIRDPRYLEDPIPILRDLRAQGVLARSERGVEVLSYELLASLLNDRRMATLSWEHFNRKGAPPIVLEFLEQGLLLNMKRDRHDRVRRVMRQGFRPPDIAAMRPRLEGIAHRIADGWAGDGRCDLTLDFSHQYSIEALCTLIGVPAGDIPVFAKATLEIVHLLSVPFERTQYRLAAGLEGLRNYAEDLVAHRRALPADRRPGDFIDALIAAEDDDRLIGDELIWGIANLLFAGHDTTRYQMVSSLRGLIETGQWEDVADDPRLAGAVVEEGMRLYGVVNFLSREVQEDVELEGMLIPAGTVLCLNMLACGRDPERFDDPDRFDIHREPGRRVPFGHGLHKCLGDQLARLEMEIAVEVLTARLREPRLDGPIRMTPWTQGILGAEELPIAFTARPRRAPSASA from the coding sequence ATGGCGACCACGCTCGAACGGGCCGAGCTGCCGTTCCTCGACATCCGCGACCCCCGCTACCTCGAGGATCCCATCCCGATCCTGCGCGACCTGCGCGCGCAGGGCGTCCTCGCGCGCAGCGAGCGCGGCGTCGAGGTGCTCTCCTACGAGCTGCTCGCATCCCTGCTCAACGACCGCCGGATGGCGACGCTGTCGTGGGAGCACTTCAACCGCAAGGGCGCGCCGCCGATCGTCCTCGAGTTCCTCGAGCAGGGGCTGCTGCTGAACATGAAGCGCGACCGCCACGACCGCGTGCGGCGCGTCATGCGCCAGGGCTTTCGGCCGCCGGACATCGCGGCCATGCGCCCGCGGCTCGAAGGGATCGCCCACCGGATCGCCGACGGCTGGGCCGGCGACGGCCGCTGCGACCTCACACTCGACTTCAGCCACCAGTACTCGATCGAGGCGCTGTGCACGCTCATCGGGGTGCCGGCCGGCGACATCCCGGTCTTCGCAAAGGCGACGCTCGAGATCGTCCACCTGCTCTCCGTGCCGTTCGAGCGCACCCAGTACCGGCTGGCCGCAGGACTGGAGGGGCTGCGCAACTACGCCGAGGACCTCGTGGCCCACCGCCGCGCGCTGCCGGCGGACCGGCGGCCGGGCGACTTCATCGACGCGCTCATCGCGGCCGAGGACGACGACCGCCTGATCGGCGACGAGCTGATCTGGGGCATCGCGAACCTGCTGTTCGCCGGCCATGACACGACGCGCTACCAGATGGTCTCCAGCCTGCGCGGGCTCATCGAGACGGGGCAGTGGGAGGACGTCGCGGACGATCCCCGGCTGGCCGGCGCGGTCGTGGAGGAGGGGATGCGCCTGTACGGCGTCGTCAACTTCCTCTCGCGTGAGGTGCAGGAGGACGTCGAGCTCGAGGGGATGCTGATCCCGGCGGGCACCGTGCTGTGTCTGAACATGCTCGCGTGCGGACGCGACCCCGAGCGCTTCGACGACCCGGACCGTTTCGACATCCACCGCGAGCCGGGGCGCCGCGTGCCGTTCGGCCACGGGCTGCACAAGTGCCTGGGCGATCAGCTCGCCCGGCTGGAGATGGAGATCGCGGTCGAGGTCCTCACCGCGCGCCTGCGCGAGCCGCGCCTGGACGGGCCGATCCGCATGACGCCGTGGACGCAGGGCATCCTCGGCGCCGAGGAGCTCCCGATCGCGTTCACCGCCCGCCCCCGGAGAGCGCCATCGGCGTCCGCCTGA
- a CDS encoding pyridoxamine 5'-phosphate oxidase family protein yields the protein MWELVAGSHTGILSTVRRDGAPVAVPMWFVVADRTVFVRTLAASAKAASVRRDPRVCFTVEHGRAWAELRAAVIHGRAAIVGDAERCAGIDALFDAKYAAFRTPQTVPDATRRHYDRARVHIAIHPAGRPLTWDNAKIRAR from the coding sequence ATGTGGGAGCTCGTCGCCGGCTCCCACACCGGCATCCTGTCGACGGTGCGCCGCGACGGTGCCCCGGTGGCGGTGCCGATGTGGTTCGTCGTAGCCGATCGCACCGTGTTCGTGCGCACCCTGGCGGCCTCGGCGAAGGCCGCGAGCGTCCGCCGCGACCCCCGCGTGTGTTTCACGGTCGAGCACGGCCGGGCGTGGGCCGAGCTGCGCGCGGCCGTGATCCACGGCCGCGCCGCCATCGTCGGCGACGCCGAGCGGTGCGCGGGCATCGACGCGCTCTTCGACGCGAAGTACGCCGCGTTTCGCACGCCGCAGACCGTCCCCGACGCCACCCGCCGCCACTACGACCGCGCGCGCGTCCACATCGCGATCCATCCCGCGGGCCGCCCCCTGACCTGGGACAACGCCAAGATCCGGGCACGCTGA
- a CDS encoding SDR family NAD(P)-dependent oxidoreductase, whose protein sequence is MGTLDSMAAVVTGGSHGIGLATARALLREGASVTICSRTQADVDAAVARLGASGSVEGVAADVSRREDMERLIAHAEAAHGPVDILVCSHGAFFHAPFTELTDEAWDATFDINAKGCFLAGQIAARRMIANDRRGRIVLIGSMNADRVDPGSAHYCASKAAVNLLAAGMACDLGPYGITVNAISPGWIRTRLTEAGLDDRTDADGRFILNPVGRVGEGDDVAAAVLYLAQPSTGFVTAQVLRVDGGQSMMGANGF, encoded by the coding sequence TTGGGCACGCTGGACAGCATGGCGGCCGTCGTGACGGGCGGCAGTCACGGCATCGGCCTGGCCACCGCGCGCGCGCTGCTGCGCGAGGGCGCATCGGTCACGATCTGTTCGCGCACGCAGGCCGACGTCGACGCGGCGGTGGCGCGGCTCGGCGCGTCCGGATCCGTGGAGGGCGTCGCCGCCGACGTGTCCCGGCGCGAGGACATGGAGCGACTGATCGCCCACGCCGAGGCGGCGCACGGGCCCGTCGACATCCTCGTCTGCTCGCACGGCGCCTTCTTCCACGCCCCCTTCACCGAGCTGACCGACGAGGCCTGGGACGCCACGTTCGACATCAACGCGAAGGGCTGCTTCCTCGCCGGCCAGATCGCCGCGCGGCGGATGATCGCCAACGACCGGCGCGGGCGCATCGTCCTCATCGGCTCGATGAACGCCGACCGCGTCGACCCGGGCTCCGCGCACTACTGCGCGAGCAAGGCGGCGGTGAACCTGCTCGCGGCCGGCATGGCGTGCGACCTGGGGCCCTACGGCATCACCGTCAACGCGATCTCACCGGGCTGGATCCGCACGCGCCTCACCGAGGCGGGCCTCGACGACCGCACGGACGCCGACGGCCGCTTCATCCTCAACCCCGTCGGGCGCGTGGGCGAGGGCGACGACGTGGCCGCCGCCGTGCTGTACCTGGCGCAGCCCTCGACGGGCTTTGTCACCGCCCAGGTCTTGCGCGTCGACGGCGGGCAGTCCATGATGGGCGCCAACGGATTCTGA